One genomic segment of Streptomyces sp. NBC_00239 includes these proteins:
- a CDS encoding flavin reductase family protein: MTAQTAFPATPLQGSPELLRSVFRQHAAGVAVITAARGDRPVGFTATSLSSVAAEPPLLSFSMGTGSSSWPVIAETEHIGVHILGEHQAELAGLFARSGADRFGPGTDWHTGPEGVPVLDGVPAWLVCRVVARVPAGTHRLVLAEVVAGEPAAQVAERARPLLYHQGRFNALRD; this comes from the coding sequence ATGACGGCTCAGACCGCATTCCCCGCCACCCCCCTCCAGGGCTCGCCCGAACTCCTGCGCTCCGTCTTCCGGCAGCACGCCGCCGGCGTCGCGGTGATCACCGCTGCCCGGGGCGACCGGCCGGTGGGCTTCACCGCCACCTCGCTCAGCTCGGTCGCCGCCGAGCCGCCGCTGCTGTCGTTCTCCATGGGCACCGGCTCCTCCAGCTGGCCCGTGATCGCCGAGACGGAACACATCGGCGTCCACATACTCGGCGAGCACCAGGCCGAGCTGGCCGGGCTGTTCGCCCGCAGCGGCGCCGACCGGTTCGGGCCGGGCACCGACTGGCACACCGGGCCCGAGGGCGTGCCGGTGCTGGACGGCGTACCGGCCTGGCTGGTGTGCCGGGTGGTCGCCCGCGTGCCGGCCGGCACGCACCGGCTGGTGCTCGCCGAGGTGGTCGCGGGCGAGCCCGCGGCGCAGGTCGCGGAGCGGGCCCGGCCGCTGCTCTACCACCAGGGCCGCTTCAACGCGCTGCGCGACTGA
- a CDS encoding electron transfer flavoprotein subunit beta/FixA family protein: MSLRIVVCVKYVPDATGDRHFADDLTVDRDDVDGLLSELDEYAVEQALQIADEADDAEVTVLTVGPEDAKDALRKALSMGADKAIHVEDDDLHGTDVMGTSLVLAKAIEKAGYDLVVTGMASTDGTMGVLPAILAERLGVPQVTLLSEVKVEDGTVTGRRDGDSASEQLEASLPAVVSVTDQSGEARYPSFKGIMAAKKKPVQAWDLEELDIEADEVGLEGAWTAVDSAAQRPARTAGKIVTDEGEGGKQLAAFLAEQKFI, from the coding sequence GTGAGCTTGAGGATCGTTGTCTGTGTGAAGTACGTGCCCGACGCCACCGGCGACCGGCACTTCGCCGATGACCTGACCGTCGACCGCGACGACGTCGACGGCCTGCTGTCGGAGCTCGACGAGTACGCCGTCGAGCAGGCGCTGCAGATCGCCGACGAGGCGGACGACGCCGAGGTGACCGTCCTGACGGTCGGCCCCGAGGACGCCAAGGACGCGCTGCGCAAGGCGCTGTCGATGGGTGCCGACAAGGCCATCCACGTCGAGGACGACGACCTGCACGGCACCGACGTCATGGGCACCTCGCTGGTGCTCGCCAAGGCGATCGAGAAGGCCGGCTATGACCTGGTCGTCACCGGCATGGCCTCCACCGACGGCACCATGGGCGTGCTGCCGGCGATCCTGGCCGAGCGCCTGGGCGTCCCGCAGGTCACCCTGCTCTCCGAGGTCAAGGTCGAGGACGGCACCGTCACCGGCCGCCGCGACGGCGACAGCGCCAGCGAGCAGCTCGAGGCCTCCCTGCCGGCCGTCGTCTCCGTGACCGACCAGTCCGGCGAGGCCCGCTACCCCTCCTTCAAGGGCATCATGGCCGCCAAGAAGAAGCCGGTTCAGGCCTGGGACCTGGAGGAGCTGGACATCGAGGCGGACGAGGTCGGCCTTGAGGGCGCGTGGACCGCGGTCGACTCCGCGGCGCAGCGCCCGGCCCGCACCGCGGGCAAGATCGTGACGGACGAGGGCGAGGGCGGCAAGCAGCTGGCCGCCTTCCTTGCGGAGCAGAAGTTCATCTAG
- a CDS encoding electron transfer flavoprotein subunit alpha/FixB family protein — protein sequence MAEVLVYVDHVDGAVRKPTLELLTLARRIGEPVAVALGAGAEATAATLAEHGAVKVLTADAPEFADYLVVPKVDALQAAYDAVSPAAVLVPSSAEGKEIAARLAVRIGSGIITDAIDLEAGDEGPVATQSAFAASFTTKSRVSKGTPVVTVKPNSAPVEAAPAAGAVEALAVTFGALATGTKVVARTPRESTGRPELTEAAIVVSGGRGVNGAENFAIIEGLADSLGAAVGASRAAVDAGWYPHSNQVGQTGKSVSPQLYIASGISGAIQHRAGMQTSKTIVAINKDSEAPIFDLVDYGVVGDLFQVVPQLTEEIQARKG from the coding sequence ATGGCTGAAGTTCTCGTCTACGTCGACCACGTGGACGGCGCCGTCCGCAAGCCCACCCTTGAGCTGCTGACCCTGGCCCGCCGCATCGGCGAGCCGGTCGCGGTCGCCCTCGGCGCCGGCGCCGAGGCCACCGCCGCCACCCTCGCCGAGCACGGCGCGGTCAAGGTACTCACCGCCGACGCCCCGGAGTTCGCCGACTACCTCGTCGTGCCGAAGGTGGACGCGCTGCAGGCCGCCTACGACGCCGTTTCGCCGGCCGCCGTGCTGGTCCCGTCCTCCGCCGAGGGCAAGGAGATCGCGGCCCGCCTCGCGGTCCGCATCGGCTCCGGCATCATCACCGACGCCATCGACCTGGAGGCCGGTGACGAGGGCCCGGTCGCGACGCAGTCCGCGTTCGCCGCCTCCTTCACCACCAAGTCCCGTGTCTCCAAGGGCACTCCGGTCGTCACCGTCAAGCCGAACTCGGCTCCGGTCGAGGCCGCCCCGGCCGCGGGCGCCGTCGAGGCGCTGGCCGTCACCTTCGGTGCGCTGGCCACCGGCACCAAGGTCGTCGCCCGCACCCCGCGCGAGTCCACCGGCCGCCCCGAGCTGACCGAGGCCGCGATCGTGGTCTCCGGCGGCCGCGGCGTCAACGGTGCCGAGAACTTCGCGATCATCGAGGGGCTGGCCGACTCGCTCGGTGCCGCCGTCGGCGCCTCCCGCGCCGCCGTCGACGCCGGCTGGTACCCGCACTCCAACCAGGTCGGCCAGACCGGCAAGTCGGTCTCCCCGCAGCTGTACATCGCCTCGGGCATCTCCGGCGCGATCCAGCACCGGGCCGGCATGCAGACCTCGAAGACCATCGTGGCCATCAACAAGGACTCCGAGGCCCCGATCTTCGACCTGGTCGACTACGGCGTGGTCGGCGACCTGTTCCAGGTCGTCCCGCAGCTGACCGAGGAGATCCAGGCGCGCAAGGGCTAG
- a CDS encoding DUF6986 family protein, which yields MGQQEKVATSLAGAVSEGISASLAPVDAELARRYPGDPGTRQPIHTVYVPGDVFAADTIRSWGDQALAALDEHAPDADTFAKVLGISDELAGPVYDRVRAKLEREPIEDLRVDFEDGFGVRSDEEEDQAAARAARLVSEAFSNGTNAPYMGIRMKCMESNVRDRGIRTTDVFLSGLLEHGGLPDGLVLTLPKVTYAEQVSAFVELLEAFESSRGLRPGRIGFEIQIETSQSIVASDGTATVARMIDAAKGRATGLHYGTFDYSACVGVSAAYQSSDHPAADHAKAIMQVAAAGTGVRVSDGSTNVLPIGSTEHVHEAWKLHYGLTRRALARAYYQGWDMHPAHLPTRYAAVFTFYREGLDAAAARLKAYVAKIEGDVMDEPATAKALAGYLVRGLDCGAVGAEEVTALTGLTRAELDAFAIPRRSATLTATA from the coding sequence ATGGGTCAGCAGGAGAAGGTGGCAACGAGCCTCGCCGGCGCGGTCAGCGAGGGCATCAGCGCTTCCCTCGCGCCGGTGGACGCGGAACTCGCGCGCCGCTACCCGGGCGACCCCGGCACCCGCCAGCCCATCCACACCGTCTACGTCCCCGGTGACGTGTTCGCCGCCGACACCATCCGCTCCTGGGGCGACCAGGCCCTCGCGGCCCTCGACGAGCACGCCCCGGACGCGGACACCTTCGCCAAGGTCCTCGGCATCTCCGACGAGCTGGCCGGCCCGGTCTACGACCGCGTACGCGCCAAGCTGGAGCGCGAGCCCATCGAGGACCTGCGCGTCGACTTCGAGGACGGCTTCGGCGTCCGCTCCGACGAGGAGGAGGACCAGGCGGCCGCCCGCGCCGCCCGGCTCGTCTCCGAGGCCTTCTCCAACGGCACCAACGCCCCCTACATGGGCATCCGCATGAAGTGCATGGAGTCCAACGTCCGCGACCGCGGCATCCGGACCACCGACGTGTTCCTGTCCGGCCTGCTCGAGCACGGCGGCCTCCCCGACGGCCTCGTGCTGACCCTGCCCAAGGTCACCTACGCCGAGCAGGTCTCCGCCTTCGTCGAGCTCCTGGAGGCCTTCGAGTCCTCCCGCGGCCTGCGCCCCGGCCGGATCGGCTTCGAGATCCAGATCGAGACCAGCCAGTCCATCGTGGCCTCCGACGGCACCGCCACCGTCGCCCGCATGATCGACGCCGCGAAGGGCCGCGCCACCGGGCTGCACTACGGCACCTTCGACTACAGCGCCTGCGTCGGCGTCTCCGCCGCCTACCAGTCCAGCGACCACCCGGCCGCCGACCACGCCAAGGCGATCATGCAGGTCGCGGCCGCGGGCACCGGCGTACGCGTCTCGGACGGCTCCACCAACGTCCTGCCGATCGGCTCGACGGAGCACGTCCACGAGGCCTGGAAGCTGCACTACGGCCTGACCCGCCGGGCCCTGGCCCGCGCCTACTACCAGGGCTGGGACATGCACCCGGCGCACCTGCCCACCCGTTACGCGGCCGTCTTCACCTTCTACCGCGAGGGCCTCGACGCCGCCGCGGCCCGGCTGAAGGCGTACGTCGCCAAGATCGAGGGCGACGTCATGGACGAGCCCGCCACCGCCAAGGCGCTGGCCGGCTACCTCGTACGCGGCCTCGACTGCGGCGCCGTCGGCGCCGAGGAGGTCACCGCCCTGACCGGCCTGACCCGCGCCGAACTGGACGCCTTCGCCATCCCGCGGCGCTCGGCGACCCTGACGGCAACCGCCTGA
- a CDS encoding LacI family DNA-binding transcriptional regulator, translating to MPPRPSEPRYGSRPTMKDVAAHAGVGLKTVSRVVNAEAGVTPETERRVQASIDTLGFRRNDSARVLRKGRTASIGLVLEDLADPFYGPLNRAVEEVARAHGALLINGSSAEDPDRERELALALCARRVEGLVVIPAGDDHRYLEPEIRAGMATVFVDRPAGLIDADVVLSDSFGGARDGVAHLIAHGHSRIGFIGDHPRIHTATERLRGYREAMARAGLPVHDAWVAPGSTAPGRVAGAAEAMLAGSEPVTALFAGNNRVTVTLVRVLADRVPPVALVGFDDFELADLLRPAVTVVAQDAAALGRVATERLFDRLAGARPAPERIVLPTRLIARGSGELPPHP from the coding sequence ATGCCGCCCCGCCCGTCCGAGCCCCGCTACGGCAGCCGTCCGACCATGAAGGACGTCGCCGCGCACGCCGGGGTCGGCCTCAAGACGGTCTCGCGGGTCGTCAACGCCGAGGCGGGCGTCACCCCGGAAACCGAGCGGAGGGTGCAGGCCTCGATCGACACGCTCGGCTTCCGGCGCAACGACAGCGCACGGGTGCTCCGCAAGGGGCGCACGGCGAGCATCGGCCTGGTGCTGGAGGACCTGGCCGACCCCTTCTACGGTCCGCTGAACCGCGCGGTGGAAGAGGTCGCGCGGGCGCACGGCGCGCTGCTGATCAACGGTTCCAGCGCGGAGGACCCGGACCGGGAGCGGGAACTGGCGCTGGCGCTGTGCGCGCGCCGGGTGGAAGGGCTGGTGGTCATCCCGGCCGGGGACGACCACCGCTATCTGGAGCCGGAGATCCGGGCGGGCATGGCCACGGTGTTCGTGGACCGCCCGGCCGGCCTGATCGACGCGGACGTGGTCCTCTCCGACAGCTTCGGCGGGGCCCGCGACGGGGTCGCGCACCTGATCGCGCACGGGCACAGCAGGATCGGTTTCATCGGCGACCACCCCCGCATCCACACCGCGACGGAGCGCCTGCGCGGCTACCGGGAGGCGATGGCTCGGGCCGGGCTGCCGGTGCACGACGCGTGGGTCGCACCGGGTTCGACGGCGCCCGGCCGGGTGGCCGGGGCGGCCGAGGCGATGCTGGCCGGCAGCGAACCGGTGACCGCGCTGTTCGCCGGGAACAACCGGGTGACGGTGACGCTGGTACGGGTGCTGGCCGACCGCGTCCCGCCGGTGGCGCTGGTCGGATTCGACGACTTCGAGCTGGCCGATCTGCTGCGGCCCGCGGTCACGGTGGTCGCGCAGGACGCGGCGGCACTGGGGCGGGTGGCCACCGAGCGGCTCTTCGACCGGCTGGCGGGGGCGCGTCCCGCGCCGGAGCGGATCGTGCTCCCGACCCGGCTCATCGCCCGGGGCTCGGGCGAGCTGCCGCCGCATCCGTAG
- a CDS encoding NUDIX hydrolase, producing MIVWINGTFSAGKTSTARELTGLIPNSTLYDPEVIGGALRHLLPQKRLDEVTDYQDLPIWRRLVVDGAAAMLAELGGVLVVPMTLLRQEYRDEIFGGLASRRIPVCHVLLTPEETILRERIATREDTDVPEAERDERVRQWAYDHIPAYLDALGWLTADAFAVDNSTLTPRATAELIAEAVRGGRAGACEIVQTPEPTGETLASGVLLFDEQDRVLLVDPTYKPGWEFPGGVVESGEAPAEAGMREVAEELGLTLDEVPKLLVVDWEPPRGPSYGGLRLLFDGGRLGPEQTGRLRLPGPELRAWRFVSEAEAAGLLPQVRFERLRWALRARERATVLNLEAGIPVG from the coding sequence GTGATTGTCTGGATCAACGGCACCTTCAGCGCCGGCAAGACCAGCACGGCACGCGAGCTGACCGGCCTGATACCGAACAGCACCCTGTACGACCCCGAGGTGATCGGCGGTGCCCTGCGCCATCTGCTGCCGCAGAAGCGCCTGGACGAGGTGACGGACTACCAGGACCTGCCCATCTGGCGCCGGCTGGTCGTCGACGGCGCCGCGGCGATGCTCGCCGAGCTGGGCGGAGTGCTCGTCGTGCCGATGACCCTGCTGCGCCAGGAGTACCGGGACGAGATCTTCGGCGGTCTCGCGTCGCGCCGGATCCCGGTGTGCCACGTGCTGCTCACCCCGGAGGAAACGATCCTGCGGGAGCGGATCGCGACCCGCGAGGACACCGACGTCCCGGAGGCGGAACGGGACGAGCGCGTCCGGCAGTGGGCCTACGACCACATCCCGGCCTACCTCGACGCCCTCGGCTGGCTGACCGCCGACGCCTTCGCCGTCGACAACAGCACGCTCACGCCCCGTGCGACCGCCGAACTCATCGCCGAGGCGGTGCGCGGCGGTCGGGCCGGCGCCTGCGAGATCGTGCAGACGCCCGAGCCGACCGGGGAGACCCTCGCCTCGGGGGTGCTGCTCTTCGACGAACAGGACCGGGTCCTGCTCGTGGACCCCACGTACAAGCCGGGCTGGGAGTTCCCGGGCGGCGTGGTCGAATCCGGCGAGGCGCCCGCCGAGGCCGGGATGCGCGAGGTCGCCGAGGAGCTCGGCCTCACCCTCGACGAGGTGCCGAAGCTGCTCGTCGTCGACTGGGAACCGCCGCGCGGCCCCTCGTACGGCGGGCTGCGGCTGCTGTTCGACGGCGGCCGGCTCGGGCCGGAACAGACCGGGCGGCTGCGACTGCCGGGGCCCGAGCTGCGCGCGTGGCGGTTCGTCTCCGAGGCCGAGGCGGCGGGCCTGCTGCCGCAGGTCCGCTTCGAGCGCCTGCGCTGGGCCCTGCGGGCACGCGAACGCGCCACCGTCCTGAACCTGGAGGCGGGCATCCCCGTCGGCTGA
- a CDS encoding MBL fold metallo-hydrolase, translating into MDLVEVTPRLHMFRFPIGQAYLWRDDTASGTELTLVDAGNVTSGPEIEAAIRSLGLRPEDIRRIVLTHCHRDHVGAAGELAGRYGAEVVAHRLEAPVIRGERPVPEPVLLDWERPLHAHGLTVPEAPPTRVDREVEDGDDLGFGDGAYAVHSPGHTDGSIAVHLPRHGVLFTGDCVAGVQLVMVGVFNTDRERALASFRRLAALDPATACFGHGDPLTRDTAKVLAEAAARDSSAG; encoded by the coding sequence ATGGATCTTGTCGAAGTCACTCCGCGCCTGCACATGTTCCGCTTCCCCATCGGCCAGGCCTACCTCTGGCGTGACGACACCGCGTCCGGCACCGAGCTGACGCTCGTGGACGCCGGGAACGTCACCTCCGGCCCGGAGATCGAGGCGGCGATACGCTCCCTCGGGCTGCGTCCCGAGGACATCCGCCGCATCGTGCTCACCCACTGCCACCGCGACCACGTCGGCGCGGCCGGGGAACTCGCCGGGCGGTACGGGGCCGAGGTGGTGGCCCACCGACTGGAGGCGCCCGTCATCCGAGGCGAACGGCCCGTCCCGGAGCCGGTGTTGCTGGACTGGGAGCGCCCGCTGCACGCGCACGGGCTGACGGTGCCCGAGGCGCCGCCGACCCGGGTGGACCGGGAGGTGGAGGACGGCGACGACCTCGGCTTCGGGGACGGCGCGTACGCGGTGCACTCCCCCGGCCACACCGACGGCAGCATCGCCGTCCATCTGCCGCGCCACGGCGTGCTGTTCACGGGTGACTGCGTGGCCGGCGTGCAGCTGGTGATGGTCGGCGTGTTCAACACCGACCGGGAGCGGGCGCTGGCCTCCTTCCGCCGGCTCGCGGCCCTGGATCCGGCGACCGCCTGCTTCGGCCACGGCGATCCGCTGACGCGGGACACGGCGAAGGTGCTCGCGGAGGCCGCTGCCCGCGACTCGTCGGCCGGCTGA
- a CDS encoding dipeptidase yields MPSHPIAETVAALMPRAKSELAELVAFRSVADWAQFPKSESEGAANWVAAALRAEGFVDVALLDTPDDTQSVYGYLPGPEGAPTVLLYAHYDVQPPLDEAAWISPPFELTERDGRWYGRGAADCKGGFIMHLLALRALKANGGVPVGIKVIVEGSEEMGTGGLQQYAEAHPELLTADSIVIGDAGNFRLGLPTVTATLRGMTLVRVQVDTLEGNLHSGMFGGAAPDALAALIRVLDSLRSEDGSTTVDGLAAGAEWDGLQYPEEQFRTDARVLDGVDLIGDGSVSDRLWSRPAVTVLGIDCPPVVGATPSVHASARALVSLRVPPGMDTVEANKLLVAHLESNTPWNARVTAEQVGQGQPFLADTASPAYASMSAAMKVAYPGEEMQAAGMGGSIPLCNTLQGLYPEAEILLIGLSEPEAQIHAVNESVSPQELERLSVAEALFLVNYAASKQV; encoded by the coding sequence ATGCCGTCCCACCCGATCGCCGAGACCGTCGCCGCCCTCATGCCGAGGGCCAAGTCGGAGCTGGCAGAACTGGTGGCCTTCCGGTCGGTGGCGGACTGGGCGCAGTTCCCCAAGAGCGAGAGCGAGGGCGCCGCGAACTGGGTGGCCGCCGCGCTGCGCGCCGAGGGTTTCGTCGACGTGGCCCTCCTGGACACCCCGGACGACACGCAGTCGGTGTACGGGTACCTGCCCGGCCCCGAAGGCGCTCCGACCGTACTCCTGTACGCGCACTACGACGTGCAGCCGCCGCTGGACGAGGCGGCGTGGATCTCCCCGCCGTTCGAGCTGACCGAGCGCGACGGCCGCTGGTACGGGCGCGGCGCGGCGGACTGCAAGGGCGGGTTCATCATGCACCTGCTCGCGCTGCGGGCGCTGAAGGCCAACGGCGGTGTCCCGGTCGGCATCAAGGTGATCGTCGAGGGTTCGGAGGAGATGGGCACCGGCGGTCTCCAGCAGTACGCGGAGGCGCACCCGGAGCTGCTGACCGCCGACAGCATCGTCATCGGCGACGCCGGCAACTTCCGCCTCGGCCTGCCCACCGTCACCGCGACCCTGCGCGGCATGACCCTGGTCCGCGTGCAGGTCGACACCCTGGAGGGCAACCTGCACTCCGGCATGTTCGGCGGCGCCGCCCCGGACGCCCTGGCCGCGCTGATCCGCGTACTCGACTCGCTGCGCTCCGAGGACGGTTCGACGACCGTCGACGGGCTCGCGGCCGGCGCGGAGTGGGACGGCCTGCAGTACCCGGAGGAGCAGTTCCGCACGGACGCCCGGGTGCTGGACGGCGTGGACCTGATCGGCGACGGCTCGGTCTCCGACCGCCTGTGGTCGCGGCCCGCCGTGACCGTGCTCGGCATCGACTGCCCGCCGGTGGTCGGCGCCACCCCGTCCGTCCACGCGAGCGCCCGCGCCCTGGTCAGCCTGCGGGTGCCGCCGGGCATGGACACCGTCGAGGCCAACAAGCTGCTCGTCGCGCACCTGGAGTCGAACACCCCCTGGAACGCGCGGGTGACGGCTGAGCAGGTCGGCCAGGGCCAGCCGTTCCTGGCCGACACCGCGAGCCCCGCGTACGCGTCGATGTCCGCCGCGATGAAGGTCGCGTACCCGGGTGAGGAGATGCAGGCCGCCGGCATGGGCGGCTCGATCCCGCTGTGCAACACCCTCCAGGGGCTGTACCCGGAGGCCGAGATCCTGCTGATCGGCCTGAGCGAGCCGGAGGCGCAGATCCACGCGGTGAACGAGAGCGTGTCCCCGCAGGAGTTGGAGCGGCTGTCGGTCGCCGAGGCCCTGTTCCTCGTCAACTACGCGGCGTCCAAGCAGGTCTGA
- a CDS encoding geranylgeranyl reductase family protein, translating to MVAERAVAAEDGGPAGADEIWDVVVVGAGPAGASAAHAAAAAGRRVLLLEKAELPRYKTCGGGIIGPSRDALPPGFVLPFQDRIHAVTFSLNGRLTRTRRSRQMLFGLVNRAEFDAGLVAAAEKAGAEVRTGVSVARVEQHGAAVPDRRTVAVVLADGETVLARAVVGADGSAGRIGAHVGVKMRQVDLGLEAEIPVPATVAEDWRGRVLIDWGPMPGSYGWVFPKGDTLTVGVISARGEGAATKRYLEDFIGRLGLAGFEPELSSGHLTRCRADDSPLSRGRVLVAGDAAGLLEPWTREGISFALRSGRLAGEWAVRIAESQDAVDTRRQALNYAFAIKAGLGVEMAVGSRMLALFESKPGLLHAAITGFRPAWRAFARITRGSTSLGEMVRTYPLARRALNAVDRRQGPVTPTP from the coding sequence GTGGTCGCGGAGCGTGCGGTGGCCGCCGAGGACGGCGGGCCGGCGGGCGCGGACGAGATCTGGGACGTGGTCGTGGTCGGCGCCGGGCCCGCGGGAGCCTCCGCGGCACACGCCGCCGCGGCCGCCGGCCGCCGGGTCCTGCTGCTGGAGAAGGCCGAGCTGCCGCGGTACAAGACCTGTGGCGGCGGCATCATCGGCCCGTCGCGCGACGCCCTGCCGCCGGGCTTCGTGCTGCCGTTCCAGGACCGCATCCACGCCGTCACCTTCTCGCTGAACGGCCGGCTGACCCGGACCCGGCGCTCCCGCCAGATGCTCTTCGGGCTCGTCAACCGGGCGGAGTTCGACGCCGGTCTGGTGGCCGCGGCGGAGAAGGCTGGGGCCGAGGTGCGCACCGGGGTCTCCGTGGCCCGGGTCGAGCAGCACGGCGCGGCGGTGCCGGACCGGCGGACCGTGGCCGTGGTGCTCGCCGACGGCGAGACGGTGCTGGCCCGCGCCGTGGTCGGCGCGGACGGCAGTGCCGGCCGGATCGGCGCCCACGTGGGGGTGAAGATGCGGCAGGTGGACCTGGGCCTGGAAGCGGAGATCCCGGTGCCGGCGACGGTGGCCGAGGACTGGCGGGGCCGGGTGCTCATCGACTGGGGCCCGATGCCGGGCAGTTACGGCTGGGTGTTCCCCAAGGGCGACACCCTCACCGTCGGCGTGATCTCGGCGCGCGGCGAAGGCGCGGCGACCAAGCGGTACCTGGAGGACTTCATCGGGCGGCTGGGGCTCGCCGGCTTCGAGCCGGAACTCTCCTCCGGTCACCTGACGCGCTGCCGCGCCGACGACTCGCCGCTGTCGCGCGGCCGCGTGCTGGTGGCGGGCGACGCGGCCGGGCTGCTGGAGCCGTGGACCCGGGAGGGCATCTCCTTCGCGCTGCGCTCCGGGCGGCTGGCGGGCGAGTGGGCGGTGCGCATCGCGGAGTCCCAGGACGCGGTGGACACCCGCCGGCAGGCCCTGAACTACGCGTTCGCCATCAAGGCGGGCCTCGGGGTGGAGATGGCGGTCGGCAGCCGGATGCTCGCCCTGTTCGAGAGCAAGCCGGGGCTGCTGCACGCGGCCATCACCGGTTTCCGGCCTGCCTGGCGGGCCTTCGCCCGGATCACCCGCGGATCCACTTCGCTGGGCGAGATGGTGCGGACGTATCCGCTGGCGCGCCGGGCGCTGAACGCGGTGGACCGCAGGCAGGGGCCGGTCACTCCGACACCGTGA
- a CDS encoding nitroreductase/quinone reductase family protein encodes MSSNTPTPYYARAGRSATLFNSLFGKLARIGISIAGSAELSVRGRTSGRMQRIPVNPYVHDGVQYLVSARGHSHWVRNMRVAGGGELRVGRKVRTFTATELVDADKPEILRGYLQKWGWEVNAFFQGVTAKSSPEELLAAAQDHPVFRITVSE; translated from the coding sequence ATGAGCAGCAACACCCCCACCCCGTACTACGCCCGCGCCGGCCGTTCCGCGACCCTGTTCAACTCGCTCTTCGGGAAGCTGGCCCGCATCGGCATCAGCATCGCCGGCTCGGCCGAACTCTCCGTCCGCGGCCGCACGTCCGGCCGAATGCAGCGGATCCCCGTCAACCCGTACGTCCACGACGGCGTCCAGTACCTGGTCTCCGCCCGCGGCCACTCGCACTGGGTCCGCAACATGCGCGTCGCCGGCGGCGGCGAACTCCGGGTCGGCCGCAAGGTGCGCACCTTCACGGCCACGGAGCTCGTCGACGCCGACAAGCCGGAGATCCTGCGCGGCTACCTCCAGAAGTGGGGCTGGGAGGTCAACGCCTTCTTCCAGGGCGTGACCGCGAAGTCCTCCCCGGAGGAGCTCCTCGCGGCCGCGCAGGACCACCCCGTCTTCCGCATCACGGTGTCGGAGTGA
- a CDS encoding TetR/AcrR family transcriptional regulator yields the protein MTTVRGARERARIEITAAIKDEARRQLAAEGAAKLSLRAVARELGMVSSALYRYFPSRDDLLTALIIDAYDSVGAAAEAAHAGSADAPPRERWLAVCRAVRAWALARPHEYALIYGSPVPGYTAPQDTIAPASRVGNTLIAVVREAHAGRGLALPPLPADLRPEADRMTADFAPGLPPAVTAALVAAWAQLIGLLSFELFGQFNRVVEDRDTFFAHAATQLALHVGLQAD from the coding sequence ATGACTACGGTCCGAGGGGCCCGCGAGCGCGCCCGCATCGAAATCACCGCCGCGATCAAGGACGAGGCGCGCCGGCAGCTCGCCGCCGAGGGCGCCGCGAAGCTGTCCCTGCGGGCCGTGGCGCGCGAACTGGGCATGGTGTCCTCCGCCCTCTACCGCTACTTCCCCAGCCGGGACGACCTGCTCACCGCCTTGATCATCGACGCGTACGACAGCGTCGGCGCGGCCGCCGAGGCCGCCCACGCGGGAAGCGCGGACGCACCGCCGCGCGAGCGCTGGCTGGCCGTGTGCCGGGCCGTACGCGCCTGGGCGCTGGCCCGCCCGCACGAGTACGCGCTGATCTACGGCTCGCCCGTGCCCGGATACACCGCCCCGCAGGACACGATCGCCCCCGCCTCCCGGGTCGGCAACACCCTCATCGCCGTCGTCCGCGAGGCCCACGCCGGCCGCGGACTGGCCCTGCCCCCGCTGCCTGCCGACCTGCGCCCCGAGGCGGACCGGATGACCGCGGACTTCGCGCCGGGGCTGCCGCCGGCGGTGACCGCCGCACTGGTCGCCGCCTGGGCCCAGCTGATCGGGCTGCTCTCCTTCGAACTGTTCGGCCAGTTCAACCGGGTGGTCGAGGACCGCGACACGTTCTTCGCCCACGCCGCCACCCAACTCGCCCTCCACGTGGGCCTCCAAGCCGACTGA